The nucleotide sequence GCGCGTTCTTCTTCGCCTGTTCGAACATGTCGCGGACGCGGGACGCGCCGACGCCAACGAACATTTCGACAAAGTCGGACCCAGAGATGGTGAAGAATGGCACGCCAGCTTCACCCGCAATCGCGCGTGCGAGCAGCGTCTTACCCGTGCCCGGAGGGCCGACCAGCAGGGCACCCTTGGGAATCTTGCCGCCGAGGCGGGAAAACTTCTGCGGATTGCGCAGGAATTCGACGATCTCTTCCAGTTCTTCCTTGGCCTCGTCGATACCCGCCACGTCGTCAAAGGTGACGCGGCCGTGTTTCTCGGTCAGAAGCTTGGCCTTGGACTTGCCAAAACCCATCGCCCCGCCTTTGCCGCCGCCCTGCATCCGGTTCATGAAATAGATCCAGATCCCTATCAGCAGGATAAACGGCAGGAAGGTCATCAGCAGCGCCGTGAAGCCCGACTGTTCCTGCGGACGCGCACTCACAGCCACGTCATTGTCAATCAGGCGCTCGGTCACTTCGGTGCCTTGCGGAACGACTGTCACGTAATCCTGACCGTTACTGCGGAACAGAACTTTTTCACCATCGACCGTTGCGGTACTGACTTCGCCGCCTTCAACTGCTGTCACAAAGTCCGAATAGCTCATGGACCGCGACGACATGGTGGACTGGCCACCACTGAACAGGTTGAACAGCGCGAGGATCAGAAGAAACAGTACGACCCAAAAGGCGATGTTTCTGGCGTTGCCCAAGTGGGATCTCCTTATAACCGTAAGAACAGCGCGACCGGCGCGCAGCGTTTCCGCCTAAAATAGACATCAAGACGCTTAGTTCAATGCGACATCAGCCCACGGAGGTAATCTTCCTTGGTATAGACCGGTGTCGCACTCCAATCTTCAGGATACCCCAGAACCGGCGCGGCCACCAGCAGATCACCTTTCCAAACTGCAGGCGTTGCGATTGCCGAATGAAGCGGTAGCCCAGAAGCTCGCCAATCCGGGGAAATCGGCAAGGCCTACTTCTCCAACCGGCTTCACCTCGATTCGTTCCAACGGTCCTGAAATCCGCCACCGCCCATCCCAAATTGCTTCTGGAACCACTCTGGCGTCAGGTGCCGCAGCGGCTTCGCGCGTGATCCGCCAAGTCTTGCCAGGTGAAAGCACGCAGCCGTGTAGCGTCGCACGTTTTCCCGCGGTCAACCCTGCTTCGATTTCTCGTAGCGTCGACAGACGAGGACGATAGCTGGTGTCGGAAACCAGCTTCAGCGCCCCCGAAAGCAGTCGCCACCGAATCTCTGCGGGTTGAACCATCAACTGCGCCGCATCGAACACCACATCGCCCAAATGGACCTCGGCAATACGCTCCGCGACCGAATTGGCCATATAGCTCAAGGCCTCACGCGCCAATGACATGCGCTCGGCGGTCTGTGACAAGGTCGCAGTATCCAGCCCAAGCTTTGCGAGTTCAGGCATCGACGAACGCATCTTGATACGGTCGAAATGCGGATTGTTGTTGCTGGGATCATCGAGCCAGTCCACGCCCCGTGCGGTAAGATCGTCTCGCAATTCCGCGCGGCTAATTCCCAGCAGTGGGCGTAGCCACATCACCCCCAAGCCGCCGTCCCGGCGCTCAGACATTGCCGCCAGCCCGTCAACACCAGACCCACGCGCCAAGCGCAAAAGGAATGTCTCCGCCTGATCATCCTGTGTGTGCCCGATCATGACGCTATCCAACCGATGCGCTACCGCCCAATCCGCCAGCAACGCATATCGGGCTTCGCGGGCGCGGGCTTGCAGGTTGCTGCCGCCCTCGGCCCGATCCCATTCCAGCGTCTCGTGCGGGAGCCCCAACTCCGCACAAAGGGCCGCAACCTGCACCGCCTCCTGCGCCGATTCGGTCCGTAACCGATGATCCACGGTGGCCGCATACAGTCCGACGCCATTTCGTCGCGCCCAATCCTTCGCCAAGATCAACAGGGCGGTGGAATCACTTCCGCCCGACACCGCGACTCCAAGTGCGGCGGGGGAAGAACCGGCCAAACAACGCTGCATGGCCTGCGCAAACCTGTCTGCCAATGTCAGGGGCAGCTCATCCCCCCAAGGCGTTCCGATGCGCGAGGCGCTGCCGCGGTATCCGGATAACGTTCTTTGACCTGACCTAAAGTCACGCAGGCTTCGCGTGTTTCGCCCAGATCGGACAATGAACGGCCCAGTTGAAACAACGCATCCGCCGCCAGCCCCGGATTGGCATTTTCCGCCAACGAGAAGCTTTCCAGATAGGCGCGACCGGCATTCGCCACATCGCCCACTTCGCGCAAGGCATTGCCGCGATAGAACTGTGCCTCGGCGGCCAGCGGGCTTCGGGGATAGTTGTCTACGAAACTCGTCAGCGCCGCCAGCGCGTCGGCAGGGGTACCCTTGTCGACCAGGCCTAGCGCAGCTTCGAAATCCGATTTCTCGTTCATCGCAAGCTGCGGCTCATTCGACGGTGCTGGCTGAGGAACAGCAACTGCCGGTGCGCTGTTCTCACCACCTAGTGGCGTCGTCTCACCGAGTTGCCCCAGATCACCGCCTTCCAATTCCGTCAGACGAAACTCCAGATCGGAGATCCGGTTCGTCCCGTCATCGACCACGCGATTGATCCGGTTCTCCAATTCCTCGGCTTTGGACGTCATCCGGCGCACTTCGGTTTCCAACCCATCCAGACGCTCAAGCGGCCCTGAGCCGGCGGGCAGGTTTGATACACCGCCGGTCGTGGATAATTCACGCTTCAGTTTCTGTAACTCGACCGACAGGACCGTCAATTCTTGACGAATATCCGCCAGCGTCGCATCACGGTCCTGAGCCGCCGCTGTCAGCGGCAGCGCTACTGCGACCGCAAGAAGAACGGCCCGAAAACTCACGATCCGGCCCCGAGCGACAGCACGGTCACCGCGCGGCGGTTCTTGGCATAGCAGGCTTCTTCGGAACATATCTCAAGCGGGCGTTCCTTGCCGTAGCTGATCGTCTTCAGACGGCTTGGCGCAACGCCTTGGGTCACCAGATATTCCTGCACCGCATTGGCACGACGGGCACCGAGCGCGATGTTATATTCGCGCGTGCCCTGTTCATCAGCATGGCCTTCAATTGTCGCGTTGTAGCTTCCATTGGTCATCAGCCACCGCGCCTGTTCGGCCAGCGTCGCGCGTGCGGCCGGGTTCAGCGTGCTTTCATCGACCGAAAAAAGAACGCGATCCCCAACCGCCTGCTGGAAATACTCGGGCGAACGCGGGTCACCATAAGCGCCCGACCCATAAGCCCCGTTGGCCCCATAGGCACCGGGTTCATTGCCCTGACCAAAACGAGAATTGCTGCAAGCCGAAACCGCAAGCGCGGCGAGAAAAAGAATGGCGGTGGTCTTACGGTTCATGTTTCGCCTCTGCGAAGAGTTATGACGGTTTCGGCACGCACGCTATCAGCCTTCACGCCGGTTGGGAATGCGTCGTCAATCAAGAAGCGGCGACCAAGCGGGGTCGGATGCCGCGCCCGGTGTTGATACACGCTTCAGGTTGCGACCGGTTATGTCTACGGAATAAAGTGCAGTGTTGCCCTGCGATCCAGGTGTCTCGCGCGAGAACATCACGACGCGGCCGTTGGGTGCCCATGTCGGGCCTTCATCCAGAAATGACGCGGTCAGCAGGCGTTCTTCGCTGCCATCCGGACGCATGACCCCGATATGAAACCGCCCCTGATTCTGCTTTGTGAAGGCGATCAGATCACCGCGCGGCGACCAGACCGGCGTGCCATAGCGCCCCTCGCCAAAGCTGATCCGCTGGGCCTCGCCTCCTGCTGCCGGCATCACGTAAAGCTGCGGACTACCGGATCGGTCGCTCTCGAAGACGATCCGGTCCCCTTCTGGCGAATAGCTGGGTGAAGTATCGATGGATGGCGAACTGGTCAATTGCCGCGCGCCGCCTCCATTGATCCCCTGCACGAACAGATCCGTGTTGCCGCTGTTACTTTGCGAGAACAGCACGGACGACCCATCAGGGGAAAAGCGTGGTGAGAAGGTCATCGGTCCGCTCTGCGCCCCGAGCGCCCGTGACTGGAGCGTACTCGTGTCCAGGATATAGATGCGCGGCTCACCACTGGCGTAAGAGGTGTAGACCACCTTTGAACCGTCACGCGAAATACGCGGAGCCAGAACGATCGAACTGCTGTCGGTCAGATAGCTCAAATTGGCGCCGTCATAATCCATCACAGCCAGACGCTTTTGGCGCGCGTCTTTTGGCCCCGCCTCGGAGACGAAGATAACGCGGCTGTCGAAATAGCCGCCCTCGCCCGTAATCCGGCTGTAGACGGCATCCGCGACCTTGTGTGCCATGCGCCGCCAGCTTCCGGTTGATCCCCCGAATTGCAACCCATCGCCTAGCGGAACTTCCGAAAACACGTCGAACAGCCGGAATTTTACACTCAGATTTTCGTCGGACCGCGTGACCTCGCCTGTAACGACACCTTGTGCATTGATTGCCTTCCAGTCGGCGTATTGCAGCGGCGCATTGAAATCAGATACCTGCGAGATGAACGCCTGCTGGTCGATCGCACGGAACAGGCCACTACCTTCCAGATCGTCAATGATGACTTGCGTGATGTCCCGCGCGAACTGTGCCGCGTCACCGCTTCCGGATACAAAGGGCGTAATGGCAATGGGCAGCGGTTCGATCACACCTTCGGTAATCTCGATCCGCAACGGCCCCTGGCCCTGCGCCACCCCCGTAACAGGAGACAACCCTGCAAGAAGGATCGCCGAAATCTTCGCTAACCGTCCGAAAACGTTCATCTGCTACGCATCCTTTCAGGGTTGAATGTCATTTCGATCTCGCGCCATTGCTCGTATTTGTCGGCGGGCAGAGGATAGCC is from Qingshengfaniella alkalisoli and encodes:
- the tilS gene encoding tRNA lysidine(34) synthetase TilS, which translates into the protein MADRFAQAMQRCLAGSSPAALGVAVSGGSDSTALLILAKDWARRNGVGLYAATVDHRLRTESAQEAVQVAALCAELGLPHETLEWDRAEGGSNLQARAREARYALLADWAVAHRLDSVMIGHTQDDQAETFLLRLARGSGVDGLAAMSERRDGGLGVMWLRPLLGISRAELRDDLTARGVDWLDDPSNNNPHFDRIKMRSSMPELAKLGLDTATLSQTAERMSLAREALSYMANSVAERIAEVHLGDVVFDAAQLMVQPAEIRWRLLSGALKLVSDTSYRPRLSTLREIEAGLTAGKRATLHGCVLSPGKTWRITREAAAAPDARVVPEAIWDGRWRISGPLERIEVKPVGEVGLADFPGLASFWATASFGNRNACSLER
- a CDS encoding tetratricopeptide repeat protein, coding for MSFRAVLLAVAVALPLTAAAQDRDATLADIRQELTVLSVELQKLKRELSTTGGVSNLPAGSGPLERLDGLETEVRRMTSKAEELENRINRVVDDGTNRISDLEFRLTELEGGDLGQLGETTPLGGENSAPAVAVPQPAPSNEPQLAMNEKSDFEAALGLVDKGTPADALAALTSFVDNYPRSPLAAEAQFYRGNALREVGDVANAGRAYLESFSLAENANPGLAADALFQLGRSLSDLGETREACVTLGQVKERYPDTAAAPRASERLGGMSCP
- the pal gene encoding peptidoglycan-associated lipoprotein Pal, producing MNRKTTAILFLAALAVSACSNSRFGQGNEPGAYGANGAYGSGAYGDPRSPEYFQQAVGDRVLFSVDESTLNPAARATLAEQARWLMTNGSYNATIEGHADEQGTREYNIALGARRANAVQEYLVTQGVAPSRLKTISYGKERPLEICSEEACYAKNRRAVTVLSLGAGS
- the tolB gene encoding Tol-Pal system beta propeller repeat protein TolB; amino-acid sequence: MNVFGRLAKISAILLAGLSPVTGVAQGQGPLRIEITEGVIEPLPIAITPFVSGSGDAAQFARDITQVIIDDLEGSGLFRAIDQQAFISQVSDFNAPLQYADWKAINAQGVVTGEVTRSDENLSVKFRLFDVFSEVPLGDGLQFGGSTGSWRRMAHKVADAVYSRITGEGGYFDSRVIFVSEAGPKDARQKRLAVMDYDGANLSYLTDSSSIVLAPRISRDGSKVVYTSYASGEPRIYILDTSTLQSRALGAQSGPMTFSPRFSPDGSSVLFSQSNSGNTDLFVQGINGGGARQLTSSPSIDTSPSYSPEGDRIVFESDRSGSPQLYVMPAAGGEAQRISFGEGRYGTPVWSPRGDLIAFTKQNQGRFHIGVMRPDGSEERLLTASFLDEGPTWAPNGRVVMFSRETPGSQGNTALYSVDITGRNLKRVSTPGAASDPAWSPLLD